One part of the Anopheles merus strain MAF chromosome 3L, AmerM5.1, whole genome shotgun sequence genome encodes these proteins:
- the LOC121600459 gene encoding kinase D-interacting substrate of 220 kDa isoform X7 — protein MGSLGHRSLLQYLETDDLAGLKSFLGTRHLQVDDRDENNTTVLMVASGRGATHFVKELLARGADVQAQDLDSWTALHFAAKAGHVGIVELLLDNGAELEHRDMGGWTALMWGSYKGHTSVVALLLQRGADVQAHGNYHLNPLLWASGRGHTEIVRLLVNTGGAKVNVGDKYGTTPLVWACRKGSAEIVDVLLKAGANVDTAGMYSWTPLLVAVSGGFQECVSLLLERKPNVNALDKDGMTALSIACREGLTEIASALIAAGAYLNVQDRAGDTPLINAVKGGHRSVVEILMKRHVDVDIQGKDKKTALYTAVEKGHTAIVKLILQSNPDLELSTKDGDTALLRAVRNRNLEIVQMLLERKAKVGATDKRGDTCLHVAMRARSKAIVEALLSNPKYGQLLYRSNKEGETPYAIDATHQKTILGQVFGNRRLNANEDSEGMLGYGLYSSALADVLSEPTLTTPITVGLYAKWGSGKSFLLTELRDEMKNFAHSWSEPPIDASWLFFLISLHLVLVIGTVVGLATWSYVWGIVTGATLLVLIYFTDILLKFLDRRYDLEWLYSLNYGLSRKLGRLRLILQVAFCHPPGPQSDQQPMPVRFHFAEASGAAPNGDAAVALMLASLFDAIEAHYGSLATGLYRAFRPKPLKATGGWKWRKMCCMPVVLMFELGMLGILATASLSIVYSEYGLEGREEIAVAIYVLLGILLAGAIANLHAWSKLIGALFMSQGKHLKRAFNSNEAAPLTALGAEVSLMTDMVRCLDAFTGQQSRLVGVVDALDSCDTERTLTILNAVQTLLSGPQRPFVLLLAVDPHVIAKAAEANSRRLFTEGGIGGHDFLRNLVHLPVYLQNSGLRKVQRAQNTAMSAYRRAMPDLSRDDDQPHLGHSASARRLSNASEIMSSQEKLRAMPSSSRGGSKKLRVSDSIASSIGSNLHKLGQNPPVDLSKIILTDDYFSDVNPRSMRRLMNVIYITVRLLKAFQIDFSWYRLSSWINLTEQWPLRASMIVLEHDQGGDSFDDSVSLQAVYDKVRPKLTCLREAAALLDLDRDERKLDAFLQLHKSDLLVSDLRIFLPFTINLDPYLRKVLKEDQQALEDEGIIIPMKTVLPPSKPSGFGPHHHHRAPVGGVLQPTPQHPNNLTNWPNFYNPQPQAMALMSYYNQNWANFPAGVYGTNALLGEPLPKPGTVGGGPIITEHPPHEQHSTLGSNSGRSSKTTTASLQKSSSNGLATSPPIDIDLSNVQLSSLTVEQLIELLEKVNDLKPAMERTAPILRENAISGRVLMYCNLEELKSVLRLSFGHWEMFKLLVTALREASVTQPASRKLSTKTTSFAKGTNDSVEMQEPIAQSTPPFGSSTSSFQPIRQKSQNLLEKQPAKVHDYEYLQVTLEEQMICGALQTLNEDAFEDVVSSSERPSPTGEMFSQYLAPIRESSEIGSPPRLTYNLTNPNLTDLAASNGTLNGDDSGVGGGGSVGVGGGGGGSGSTSSGSHLGLRSGSGRHSRSHSLHDDASLTSIVVIPTFLTTSPNGASSANNNNNNTTNINDTKL, from the exons ATGGGATCGTTGGGCCACCGTTCGCTCCTACAGTACCTGGAAACGGATGATCTAGCTGGACTAAAATCATTCCTCGGCACCCGCCACCTGCAGGTCGACGATCGAGATGAG AACAACACCACAGTGCTGATGGTCGCAAGCGGCCGCGGTGCGACCCATTTCGTGAAGGAACTACTGGCCCGGGGTGCCGATGTACAGGCGCAGGATTTGGACAGCTGGACGGCGCTGCACTTCGCCGCCAAGGCCGGTCATGTCGGGATCGTGGAGCTCCTGCTGGACAACGGGGCGGAGCTGGAGCACCGCGACATGGGCGGTTGGACGGCGCTCATGTGGGGCTCGTACAAGGGGCACACCAGCGtggtggcgctgctgctgcagcgcggTGCCGACGTGCAGGCACACGGCAACTACCACCTCAACCCGCTGCTCTGGGCGTCCGGTCGTGGCCACACGGAGATCGTGCGCCTGCTAGTCAACACGGGCGGTGCGAAGGTGAACGTTGGCGATAAG TACGGAACGACCCCGCTGGTGTGGGCCTGCCGGAAGGGAAGCGCGGAGATAGTGGACGTTCTACTGAAAGCCGGCGCGAACGTGGATACCGCCGGCATGTACTCGTGGACACCGCTGCTCGTAGCGGTCAGTGGCGGCTTTCAGGAATGTGTCTCCCTGCTGCTCGAGCGCAAGCCAAACGTGAACGCCCTGGACAAGGACGGCATGACGGCGCTCTCGATCGCGTGCCGTGAAGGGCTCACCGAGATCGCGTCGGCGCTGATCGCGGCCGGTGCCTACCTGAACGTGCAGGATCGGGCCGGCGACACGCCGCTGATTAACGCCGTCAAGGGCGGACACCGGAGCGTGGTCGAGATCCTGATGAAGCGCCACGTGGACGTGGACATCCAGGGGAAGGACAAGAAGACGGCCCTGTACACGGCGGTCGAGAAGGGCCACACCGCGATCGTGAAGCTGATCTTGCAGTCCAACCCGGACCTGGAGCTATCAACCAAAGACGGCGACACCGCGCTGCTGCGGGCGGTGCGCAACCGCAACCTCGAGATCGTGCAGATGCTGCTGGAGCGCAAGGCGAAGGTGGGCGCGACGGACAAGCGGGGCGACACCTGTCTGCACGTGGCGATGCGGGCCCGCTCGAAGGCGATCGTGGAGGCGCTGCTGAGCAACCCGAAGTACGGCCAGCTGCTGTACCGATCGAACAAGGAGGGCGAAACGCCGTACGCGATCGATGCGACGCACCAGAAGACGATCCTCGGGCAGGTGTTCGGCAATCGGCGGCTGAACGCGAACGAAGACTCGGAGGGTATGCTCGGGTATGGGCTGTACTCGTCGGCGCTCGCTGACGTGCTGAGCGAACCGACGCTTACCACCCCGATCACGGTGGGACTGTACGCGAAGTGGGGCAGCGGGAAGAGCTTCCTGCTGACGGAGCTGCGGGACGAGATGAAGAACTTTGCCCACTCGTGGTCGGAGCCGCCGATCGACGCGTCCTGGCTGTTCTTTCTGATCAGCCTGCATCTGGTGCTGGTGATCGGGACGGTGGTCGGGCTGGCCACCTGGAGCTACGTGTGGGGCATAGTGACGGGGGCCACCCTGCTGGTGCTGATTTACTTTACCGACATTCTGCTAAAGTTCCTCGACCGTCGGTACGATCTCGAGTGGCTGTACTCGCTCAACTACGGGCTGTCGCGCAAGCTCGGCCGGCTGCGGCTGATACTGCAGGTCGCGTTCTGCCATCCGCCCGGGCCGCAGAGCGACCAGCAACCGATGCCAGTACGGTTTCACTTTGCCGAGGCGAGCGGGGCCGCCCCGAACGGGGATGCGGCCGTGGCGCTGATGCTGGCCTCGCTGTTCGACGCGATCGAGGCGCACTACGGTTCGTTGGCGACCGGGCTTTATCGTGCCTTTCGACCGAAACCtt TAAAAGCAACCGGTGGCTGGAAATGGCGTAAAATGTGCTGCATGCCGGTGGTGCTGATGTTCGAGCTCGGCATGCTGGGCATCCTGGCGACGGCCTCGCTCTCGATCGTGTACTCCGAGTACGGGCTGGAGGGCCGGGAGGAGATAGCGGTGGCGATCTACGTCCTGCTGGGCATCCTGCTCGCCGGCGCCATCGCGAACCTGCACGCCTGGTCGAAGCTTATCGGTGCCTTGTTTATGTCGCAGGGCAAACACCTGAAGCGTGCCTTCAACAGCAACGAGGCGGCCCCACTGACGGCGCTCGGTGCCGAGGTCAGCCTGATGACGGATATGGTGCGCTGTCTGGACGCGTTCACCGGCCAGCAGAGCCGGCTGGTCGGCGTGGTCGATGCGCTCGACTCCTGCGACACCGAGCGCACGCTCACGATACTGAACGCGGTGCAGACGCTGCTGTCCGGGCCGCAGCGACCgttcgtgctgctgctcgcggTCGATCCGCATGTGATAGCGAAGGCGGCCGAAGCCAACAGCCGGCGGCTGTTCACGGAGGGCGGCATCGGGGGGCACGACTTCCTGCGCAATCTGGTGCATCTGCCGGTGTACCTGCAGAACTCGGGCCTGCGCAAGGTGCAGCGGGCCCAGAACACCGCCATGTCGGCGTACCGGCGTGCCATGCCGGATCTGAGCCGGGACGACGATCAGCCGCACCTGGGCCATTCGGCATCGGCCCGGCGGCTGTCGAACGCGTCGGAGATTATGTCGTCGCAGGAGAAGCTGCGCGCGATGCCGAGCTCGTCCCGCGGGGGTAGCAAAAAGCTGCGCGTATCCGACTCGATCGCCAGCTCGATCGGGTCGAACCTGCACAAGCTTGGCCAAAACCCGCCGGTGGATCTGTCGAAAATCATCCTCACCGATGATTACTTCAGCGACGTGAATCCGAGAAGCATGCGAAGACTGATGAACGTCATCTACATCACCG TTCGGTTGCTGAAAGCTTTCCAGATCGATTTCAGCTGGTACCGGTTGAGCTCGTGGATCAATCTCACCGAACAGTGGCCGCTGCGTGCTAGCATGATCGTGCTGGAACACGATCAGGGCGGCGACAGCTTCGACGATTCGGTTTCCCTGCAAGCGGTGTATGATAA AGTGCGCCCGAAGCTGACGTGCCTGCGGGAAGCGGCTGCACTGCTCGATCTCGATCGCGACGAGCGCAAGCTGGACGCATTTCTGCAGCTGCACAAGTCCGACCTGCTCGTGTCGGATCTGCGCATCTTCCTACCGTTCACCATCAACCTCGATCCGTACCTCCGGAAGGTGCTGAAGGAGGACCAGCAAGCGCTCGAAGACGAGGGTATCATCATACCGATGAAAACCGTACTGCCACCGAGCAAACCGAGCGGATTCGGGccgcaccatcaccatcggGCGCCGGTTGGCGGCGTGCTGCAGCCCACCCCGCAGCATCCCAACAATCTGACCAACTGGCCCAACTTCTACAACCCGCAGCCGCAGGCAATGGCGCTGATGAGCTACTACAATCAGAACTGGGCCAACTTCCCAGCAGGAGTTTACGGCACGAACGCGCTGCTGGGTGAACCGCTGCCCAAGCCGGGCACTGTCGGCGGCGGCCCCATCATTACCGAGCATCCGCCGCACGAACAGCATTCCACACTCGGCAGCAACAGCGGtcgcagcagcaaaaccaccaccgccagcctGCAAAAATCCTCCAGCAACGGTCTGGCGACGAGTCCACCGATCGATATCGACCTATCGAACGTGCAGCTGTCCAGCCTGACGGTCGAGCAGCTGATCGAGCTGCTCGAGAAGGTGAACGATCTGAAACCGGCCATGGAGCGTACCGCGCCGATTCTGCGCGAAAATGCCATCTCCGGCCGGGTGCTGATGTACTGCAATCTGGAGGAACTCAAGTCGGTGCTGCGGCTTAGCTTCGGGCACTGGGAGATGTTCAAGCTGCTGGTGACGGCACTGCGGGAAGCGAGCGTAACACAACCGGCCAGCCGGAAGCTATCCACCAAGACGACCTCGTTCGCCAAGGGGACGAACGATTCGGTGGAGATGCAGGAACCGATCGCCCAGTCAACGCCACCGTTCGGATCATCGACGAGCAGCTTCCAGCCGATCCGTCAAAAGTCCCAAAATCTGCTGGAAAAACAG CCAGCAAAAGTGCATGATTACGAATATCTCCAG GTGACGCTCGAGGAGCAGATGATCTGCGGCGCACTGCAAACGCTGAACGAGGACGCGTTCGAGGATGTggtcagcagcagcgagcGGCCCAGCCCAACCGGTGAGATGTTTAGCCAGTACCTGGCGCCAATACGGGAAAGCTCGGAAATCGGTTCACCGCCTCGCCTCACTTACAACCTTACTAACCCAAACCTGACCGATCTGGCCGCCAGCAACGGTACGCTGAACGGTGACGACAGTggcgtcggtggtggtggcagcgttggcgtcggcggcggcggcggcggcagcggcagcaccagcagcggcagccatcTCGGCCTCCGGTCCGGTTCCGGCCGGCACAGTCGTTCCCACAGCCTGCATGACGATGCATCGCTGACCAGCATCGTGGTCATTCCCACCTTCCTAACTACGTCCCCTAACGGCGCCAGCAgcgccaacaacaacaacaacaacaccaccaacatcaACGACACCAAGCTCTAA